A region of Streptomyces sp. NBC_01750 DNA encodes the following proteins:
- the resB gene encoding cytochrome c biogenesis protein ResB has protein sequence MSKTATDEQRDDGKDLGAAGAQLSTAPREELIAGPSLSVIGWVRWFWRQLTSMRVALILLFLLSLGAIPGSLIPQNSVDELKVQTFKEAHKTVSPLYEKLQFFDVYSSVWFSAIYILLFVSLIGCIVPRSWQFVGQLRGRPPGAPGRLTRLPAYTTWRSEAEPEQVREAALAILKKRRFRAHTVGDAVAAEKGYLREAGNLLFHIALIVMLVSFAAGQLFKSEGGKLIVEGDGFSNTLTQYDDFKSGSMFSSDELVPFSFRLDKFTGTYEEKGSQRGTARTFEAGVSYSQGGGPDKKSVIQVNKPLVVDGTKVYLLSHGYAPVVTVRDGRGNVVFNGAVPLLPIDNNITSTGAIKVMDGYRDKNGKKDQLGFQAFFVPTFGGAGKGTMFSQFPGLEFPVLALTGYHGSLGVNAGLPQNVYQLDTRKLTQFKDAKGQILKARLLPGEKMTLPDGAGSITFEKEVKEWASFQISQQPGSGWALTGAIAAIGGLVGSLFIQRRRVWVRAVAGEDGVTVVEMAGLGRSESPKLPEELADLAVTLHAEAPTAPDPDTADVSAEGAEK, from the coding sequence ATGAGCAAGACAGCGACCGACGAACAGAGGGACGACGGCAAGGACCTCGGAGCGGCCGGAGCTCAGCTCTCCACCGCGCCCAGGGAAGAGCTCATCGCCGGGCCCTCCCTGTCCGTCATCGGCTGGGTCCGCTGGTTCTGGCGGCAGCTGACCTCCATGCGGGTCGCGCTCATCCTGCTGTTCCTGCTCTCCCTCGGCGCGATCCCCGGCTCCCTCATCCCGCAGAACAGCGTGGACGAGCTGAAGGTGCAGACCTTCAAGGAGGCCCACAAGACGGTCTCGCCGCTCTACGAGAAGCTGCAGTTCTTCGACGTCTACAGCTCGGTGTGGTTCTCGGCGATCTACATCCTGCTGTTCGTCTCCCTCATCGGCTGCATCGTGCCGCGCTCCTGGCAGTTCGTCGGTCAGCTCCGCGGCCGGCCACCGGGTGCCCCCGGACGGCTGACCAGGCTGCCGGCGTACACCACGTGGCGCAGTGAGGCGGAGCCCGAGCAGGTGCGTGAGGCCGCGCTCGCGATACTGAAGAAGCGCCGCTTCCGCGCCCACACCGTCGGCGACGCGGTCGCCGCCGAGAAGGGCTATCTGCGCGAGGCCGGAAATCTCCTCTTCCACATCGCGCTGATCGTGATGCTGGTGTCCTTCGCCGCGGGACAGCTCTTCAAGTCCGAGGGCGGCAAGCTGATCGTCGAGGGCGACGGGTTCTCCAACACCCTCACCCAGTACGACGACTTCAAGTCCGGCTCGATGTTCAGTTCGGACGAGCTCGTGCCGTTCAGCTTCAGGCTGGACAAGTTCACGGGTACGTACGAGGAGAAGGGGTCGCAGCGCGGCACGGCGCGCACCTTCGAGGCCGGCGTCAGCTACTCGCAGGGCGGCGGGCCCGACAAGAAGTCCGTCATCCAGGTGAACAAGCCCCTGGTCGTCGACGGCACCAAGGTCTATCTGCTGTCGCACGGATACGCGCCCGTCGTCACCGTCCGCGACGGCCGCGGCAATGTCGTTTTCAACGGCGCGGTGCCGTTGCTGCCGATCGACAACAACATCACATCGACCGGCGCGATCAAGGTCATGGACGGCTACCGCGACAAGAACGGCAAGAAGGACCAGCTGGGTTTCCAGGCGTTCTTCGTGCCGACCTTCGGGGGCGCGGGCAAGGGCACGATGTTCTCGCAGTTCCCGGGTCTCGAGTTCCCGGTGCTCGCCCTCACCGGCTACCACGGCAGCCTCGGCGTCAACGCCGGTCTGCCGCAGAACGTGTACCAGCTCGACACCCGCAAGCTGACGCAGTTCAAGGACGCCAAGGGCCAGATCCTCAAGGCACGGCTGCTGCCCGGCGAGAAGATGACGCTGCCGGACGGCGCGGGCTCCATCACCTTCGAGAAGGAAGTGAAGGAGTGGGCCAGCTTCCAGATCTCGCAGCAGCCGGGTAGTGGCTGGGCGCTGACCGGCGCGATCGCCGCCATCGGGGGCCTCGTCGGCTCGCTGTTCATCCAGCGCCGGCGCGTCTGGGTCCGGGCCGTGGCGGGGGAGGACGGCGTGACCGTCGTCGAAATGGCGGGGCTCGGCCGGAGCGAGTCCCCGAAGCTTCCCGAGGAGCTGGCCGATCTGGCGGTCACGCTCCATGCAGAGGCGCCGACCGCGCCGGATCCCGATACCGCAGATGTATCTGCTGAAGGGGCTGAGAAGTGA
- the ccsB gene encoding c-type cytochrome biogenesis protein CcsB: MTLAAATTNENLAHISNVLIYSSMAVYTMAFLAHIAEWVFGSRSKVGRTAAALTGTAAAAGSVKVQVKQQGGGTAVLDKPKVITRSASGTRDVPDGPGAAGGTEKGDLYGRIAVSLTVLGFFVEAGGVVARALSVQRAPWGNMYEFSLTFSTVAVGAYLGFLLAGKNVRWMGLLLVATVLADLGIAITWLYTDSDQLVPALHSYWLWIHVSTAIFCGAVFYLGAVGTLLYLFRDSYENKLARGEQPGAFATSVLERLPAAASLDKFAYRINAAVFPLWTFTIIAGAIWAGDAWGRYWGWDPKEVWSFITWVAYACYLHARATAGWKGRKAATLALIAFGCWLFNYYGVNIFVTGKHSYAGV, from the coding sequence GTGACTCTCGCCGCCGCAACCACCAACGAGAATCTGGCGCACATCAGCAATGTGCTGATCTATTCGTCGATGGCCGTCTACACGATGGCCTTTCTCGCCCATATCGCCGAATGGGTCTTCGGCAGCCGCAGCAAGGTGGGCCGTACCGCCGCCGCGCTGACCGGCACCGCTGCCGCGGCCGGCTCGGTGAAGGTCCAGGTCAAGCAGCAGGGCGGCGGCACCGCCGTACTGGACAAGCCCAAGGTCATCACCCGCTCAGCGTCCGGGACGCGTGACGTCCCGGACGGACCCGGCGCGGCAGGCGGCACCGAGAAGGGCGATCTGTACGGCCGGATCGCCGTCTCGCTGACCGTCCTCGGCTTCTTCGTCGAGGCGGGCGGCGTCGTCGCACGCGCGCTGTCGGTGCAGCGGGCCCCCTGGGGCAACATGTACGAGTTCTCCCTCACCTTCTCCACGGTGGCGGTCGGCGCGTACCTCGGCTTCCTGCTCGCCGGGAAGAATGTCCGCTGGATGGGTCTGCTGCTGGTCGCGACCGTCCTCGCCGACCTCGGCATCGCCATCACCTGGCTGTACACCGACAGTGACCAGCTGGTCCCCGCCCTGCATTCGTACTGGCTGTGGATCCACGTCTCCACCGCGATCTTCTGCGGTGCGGTCTTCTACCTCGGCGCGGTCGGCACTCTCCTCTATCTGTTCCGTGACAGCTACGAGAACAAGCTCGCCCGCGGCGAGCAGCCCGGCGCCTTCGCGACCTCGGTCCTGGAACGGCTGCCCGCGGCCGCCTCGCTCGACAAGTTCGCGTACCGCATCAACGCCGCGGTCTTCCCGCTCTGGACCTTCACGATCATCGCGGGTGCGATCTGGGCCGGCGACGCCTGGGGCCGCTACTGGGGCTGGGACCCCAAGGAGGTCTGGTCCTTCATCACCTGGGTCGCCTACGCCTGCTATCTGCACGCCCGCGCGACAGCCGGCTGGAAGGGCCGCAAGGCGGCAACTCTGGCGCTCATCGCCTTCGGCTGCTGGCTCTTCAACTACTACGGCGTGAACATCTTCGTCACCGGCAAGCACTCCTACGCCGGCGTCTGA
- a CDS encoding SRPBCC domain-containing protein yields MTSTVDHGTGRSEGGTQTLHFELRLPHPVDRVWAAVATPEGVRGWLAAADVLEPRLGGAVTLRGLTTGAEGRHTSVEGRITAWDVEHVAEYTVNVHGRMRFHLEPAGSTGTTVRFTNEFNGDDKRRPDRLACWHSHFEYLVDALDGRPVDWSGWTPERRQELHEAYAARERDVSRP; encoded by the coding sequence ATGACCTCCACCGTTGACCATGGCACCGGCCGGAGCGAGGGAGGCACCCAGACCCTCCACTTCGAGCTCCGCCTGCCCCACCCTGTGGACCGGGTCTGGGCTGCCGTGGCCACACCTGAGGGCGTGCGGGGCTGGCTCGCGGCCGCCGATGTGCTCGAGCCCCGGCTCGGTGGCGCGGTCACGCTGCGCGGGCTCACCACGGGTGCCGAGGGACGGCACACGTCCGTCGAGGGCCGCATCACCGCCTGGGACGTCGAGCACGTCGCCGAGTACACCGTGAACGTCCACGGCCGGATGCGCTTCCATCTGGAGCCGGCCGGCAGCACCGGCACGACGGTCCGGTTCACCAACGAGTTCAACGGCGACGACAAGCGGCGTCCGGACCGCCTGGCGTGCTGGCACAGCCATTTCGAGTACCTCGTCGACGCGCTCGACGGGCGGCCGGTGGACTGGTCCGGCTGGACTCCGGAGCGCAGGCAGGAGCTGCACGAGGCGTACGCGGCCCGGGAGCGTGACGTCAGTCGGCCGTGA
- a CDS encoding isopenicillin N synthase family dioxygenase, with protein MTESRIPGIDLRPWLTGDAAARAEIAARVDQALRTAGFLLVTGHGVDPGLRAQIREAARQFFRLPSGVKEPYAVKVGGRGWLGPGAEANGYAEGMQTPPDLKESLSFAAEDPTGDPAVDAEWFLPNSWPAEVPELKELVEAYLGQLRALSDLLLELLGVALGETEDFFTRHTGHPTWGFNINWYPGRDTVGEPQPGQFRIGPHTDFGTVTVLDRQAGKGGLQVFTDEGGWEDAPYDPEAFTINIGDLMARWTGDRWRSGRHRVLPPPADVPAEELISLVYFYECDPGTEVRGIDSHTYLRAQLDAITAD; from the coding sequence GTGACTGAATCCAGGATTCCCGGCATCGACCTGCGCCCATGGCTCACCGGGGACGCCGCCGCGCGCGCGGAGATCGCGGCGAGGGTCGACCAGGCCCTGCGGACCGCCGGATTCCTCCTGGTCACTGGACACGGAGTCGATCCAGGGCTGCGGGCGCAGATCCGGGAGGCGGCACGGCAGTTCTTCCGGCTGCCGTCCGGCGTCAAGGAGCCGTACGCCGTCAAGGTCGGCGGACGCGGCTGGCTGGGACCCGGCGCCGAGGCGAACGGGTACGCCGAGGGTATGCAGACTCCACCGGACCTGAAGGAGTCGCTGTCCTTCGCGGCCGAGGACCCCACCGGCGACCCCGCGGTCGATGCCGAGTGGTTCCTTCCCAACAGCTGGCCGGCGGAGGTACCGGAACTGAAAGAGCTGGTCGAGGCGTATCTCGGGCAGCTGCGGGCGCTCTCCGACCTGCTGCTGGAGCTCCTCGGGGTCGCGCTGGGCGAGACCGAGGACTTCTTCACCCGGCACACCGGGCATCCCACCTGGGGCTTCAACATCAACTGGTATCCGGGGAGGGACACCGTCGGCGAGCCGCAACCCGGACAGTTCCGCATCGGCCCGCACACCGACTTCGGCACGGTCACGGTCCTGGACCGGCAGGCGGGCAAGGGCGGGCTGCAGGTGTTCACCGACGAGGGCGGCTGGGAGGACGCGCCGTACGACCCCGAGGCGTTCACCATCAACATCGGGGATCTGATGGCCCGCTGGACGGGCGACCGCTGGCGCTCGGGCCGCCACCGGGTGCTGCCGCCGCCGGCGGACGTACCGGCCGAGGAGCTGATCTCACTCGTCTACTTCTACGAGTGCGATCCGGGAACCGAGGTCCGTGGCATCGACTCGCACACCTATCTGCGCGCCCAGCTCGACGCGATCACGGCCGACTGA
- a CDS encoding nucleoside deaminase, which produces MEYEPWLSTALDEARTGLAEGGIPIGAALYGADGTLLGRGHNRRVQDGDPSMHAETAAFRAAGRQRSYRGTTMVTTLSPCWYCSGLVRQFGISRVVVGEAATFHGGHDWLAEHGVEIVLLDDAECRSLMRDFIEANPELWNEDIGD; this is translated from the coding sequence ATGGAGTACGAACCGTGGCTGTCGACAGCTCTCGATGAGGCGCGGACCGGGCTGGCCGAGGGCGGGATTCCCATCGGGGCCGCGCTGTACGGCGCGGACGGGACGCTGCTGGGCCGCGGCCACAACCGCCGCGTACAGGACGGCGACCCGTCGATGCATGCCGAGACGGCGGCCTTCCGGGCGGCCGGCCGGCAGCGCTCGTACCGGGGTACGACGATGGTGACGACCCTCTCGCCCTGCTGGTACTGCAGCGGTCTGGTCCGGCAGTTCGGGATCTCCCGGGTGGTGGTCGGCGAGGCGGCCACCTTCCACGGCGGGCACGACTGGCTGGCCGAACACGGCGTGGAGATCGTGCTGTTGGACGACGCCGAGTGCAGGAGCCTGATGCGTGACTTCATCGAGGCCAACCCCGAACTGTGGAACGAGGACATCGGTGACTGA
- a CDS encoding PLD nuclease N-terminal domain-containing protein: MLRYLPFLLVLALWIYAFIDCLNTPEQEVKHLPKVVWIIIVLLFGEVLIGPVAWLVAGKARKVSADGSTPSEWHRSHRTEWVAPDDNPDFLKSLKDEAAPSKEVKDEALLKDWEADLRRREEELKRRENGDDPQKS, encoded by the coding sequence ATGCTCCGGTATCTGCCCTTCCTGCTGGTCCTGGCGCTGTGGATCTACGCCTTCATCGACTGCCTCAACACCCCCGAGCAAGAGGTCAAGCACCTCCCCAAGGTGGTGTGGATCATCATCGTGCTGCTCTTCGGCGAGGTGCTGATCGGTCCGGTCGCCTGGCTCGTCGCCGGCAAGGCGCGCAAGGTCTCCGCCGACGGCAGCACACCCTCCGAGTGGCACCGCAGCCACCGCACGGAGTGGGTCGCGCCCGACGACAACCCCGACTTCCTCAAGTCCCTCAAGGACGAGGCTGCTCCTTCCAAAGAGGTAAAGGACGAGGCTCTCCTCAAGGACTGGGAGGCGGATCTGCGCCGCCGCGAGGAGGAGCTCAAGCGCCGCGAGAACGGCGACGACCCCCAGAAGTCCTGA